The following are encoded together in the Mus musculus strain NOD/MrkTac chromosome 17 genomic contig, GRCm38.p6 alternate locus group NOD/MrkTac MMCHR17_NOD_IDD1 genome:
- the Angptl4 gene encoding angiopoietin-related protein 4 precursor, whose amino-acid sequence MRCAPTAGAALVLCAATAGLLSAQGRPAQPEPPRFASWDEMNLLAHGLLQLGHGLREHVERTRGQLGALERRMAACGNACQGPKGKDAPFKDSEDRVPEGQTPETLQSLQTQLKAQNSKIQQLFQKVAQQQRYLSKQNLRIQNLQSQIDLLAPTHLDNGVDKTSRGKRLPKMTQLIGLTPNATHLHRPPRDCQELFQEGERHSGLFQIQPLGSPPFLVNCEMTSDGGWTVIQRRLNGSVDFNQSWEAYKDGFGDPQGEFWLGLEKMHSITGNRGSQLAVQLQDWDGNAKLLQFPIHLGGEDTAYSLQLTEPTANELGATNVSPNGLSLPFSTWDQDHDLRGDLNCAKSLSGGWWFGTCSHSNLNGQYFHSIPRQRQERKKGIFWKTWKGRYYPLQATTLLIQPMEATAAS is encoded by the exons ATGCGCTGCGCTCCGACAGCAGGCGCTGCCCTGGTGCTATGCGCGGCTACTGCGGGGCTTTTGAGCGCGCAAGGGCGCCCTGCACAGCCAGAGCCACCGCGCTTTGCATCCTGGGACGAGATGAACTTGCTGGCTCACGGGCTGCtacagctcggccatgggctgcgcGAACACGTGGAGCGCACCCGTGGGCAGCTGGGCGCGCTGGAGCGCCGCATGGCTGCCTGTGGTAACGCTTGTCAGGGGCCCAAGGGAAAAGATGCACCCTTCAAAGACTCCGAGGATAGAGTCCCTGAAGGCCAGACTCCTGAGACTCTGCAGAGTTTGCAG ACTCAGCTCAAGGCTCAAAACAGCAAGATCCAGCAATTGTTCCAGAAGGTGGCCCAGCAGCAGAGATACCTATCAAAGCAGAATctgagaatacagaatcttcagAGCCAG ATAGACCTCTTGGCCCCCACGCACCTAGACAATGGAGTAGACAAGACTTCGAGGGGAAAGAGGCTTCCCAAGATGACCCAGCTCATTGGCTTGACTCCCAACGCCACCCACTTACACA GGCCGCCCCGGGACTGCCAGGAACTCTTCCAAGAAGGGGAGAGGCACAGTGGACTTTTCCAGATCCAGCCTCTGGGGTCTCCACCATTTTTGGTCAACTGTGAGATGACTTCAG ATGGAGGCTGGACAGTGATTCAGAGACGCCTGAACGGCTCTGTGGACTTCAACCAGTCCTGGGAAGCCTACAAGGATGGCTTCGGAGATCCCCAAG GCGAGTTCTGGCTGGGCCTGGAAAAGATGCACAGCATCACAGGGAACCGAGGAAGCCAATTGGCTGTGCAGCTCCAGGACTGGGATGGCAATGCCAAATTGCTCCAATTTCCCATCCATTTGGGGGGTGAGGACACAGCCTACAGCCTGCAGCTCACTGAGCCCACGGCCAATGAGCTGGGTGCCACCAATGTTTCCCCCAATGGCCTTTCCCTGCCCTTCTCTACTTGGGACCAAGACCATGACCTCCGTGGGGACCTTAACTGTGCCAAGAGCCTCTCTG GTGGCTGGTGGTTTGGTACCTGTAGCCATTCCAATCTCAATGGACAATACTTCCACTCTATCCCACGGCAACGGCAGGAGCGTAAAAAGGGTATCTTCTGGAAAACATGGAAGGGCCGCTACTATCCTCTGCAGGCTACCACCCTGCTGATCCAGCCCATGGAGGCTACAGCAGCCTCTTAG